gataattaaaaaaagtgaaagaaaaataaaaagagtgtaGAATTTTAatacaaagaaaaaataaaaataaaacaggaaaaataaaataaagtgaaaaaagTAACAAGTATTCTAGACGAAGAGATTTTACTAAAACAATaaagctaaaaaaaataaaagactaaatcaaaaaattataaaaaaaattaagacgAAAAAAATAAAGTGAAAAAGAATGAGAGGTCAGTGctagcaaaaacaaaaaaaaaagaaaaggtaattTAAAAAGAAACTGAAAAATAGTGCAATATTGTattagaaagaaaaataaagtgcaaaaataacagcaaaattggggaaaagtgaaaaattaaaaaaaaaagtgagaaaacattaaaaaaaaataaggaaaagaaagaaaaaaagaggcagGGCCTGAGATGAAGTTTGGACATAGGAAAGGTGGAGGCATACATGTAATAAAATCTTTAAAAGAACCTATTTTGCaaaaatgacattttatagccgctctcaaaataatagccgaaaaagtgtattttttgtatatatatttattctgtatgttatatataaaaattatacaaattttatacactttttcggctatcaaatataaatagttttttgTGTGAGCTAGTCAAATATACAAAAAGTGTGCAtctatatataaaatatatatattatataataatatacaaaaatatattttttgattattttttagAGCGGTATACACAGTATCTGGGCCCAAAACGCAAGGTGATTTTGGCTAGTTTCAACTTCATCGCTACTCCCTTGACACCACAGCGAAATAGTTCGTCTCAGGTATCTGTCCATCTTCCCATCTCTTGTGAATCAATATCCTTAACCCTTTTCAATTGATTTTTGCACGTCAAGCTCTACTGAATTTTTATTTATTTGGGTATTGTTAAACTTAAagttagtaaaaaaaaaaaaaaaccttttcttTTAGAACACTCCTGATTTGAGGCAAATTATTTTGGTATTGGAATGAATAGGCCCAAATAGAAATAGTGCAGAATTGTTATAAAATAACTCATACGGCTGATCCCAGTTGGTTTGGGATTAAGCTACTGATGATTGATTGTAAAAGGGGAATCCGCGTAAATGTGCTATCAAGAGGAATGAATTAGTGAATGAATTGTCCTATCACATAAGTATTACTCTATTATCATTTATGAATAGATGATTAAAAGGATATTTACTTGATTCTGAGGACATGAGTGACATTCTATTGAAAAATTTAGATGGTTCAGCTCAGTGAATCTGTTTGAAAGGCTGCTCTGAGTTTGCATCTTTCTTAATTTGATAGCACCAAATTAAACACTTTGTAACCTTTTGTGTATTCGGGGGGTCATGGGATCGAACTCCTTCTGAACTTATGTTTGTTTATCTGTGTTCAATTTTTGTTGCATTTACTCTTTTATATTTTAGCACTGTGCATTCATAAGTTCTTATTGGTATATATTTTCGCACTGTGCATTCAATTtttgtctccttttgtctttttgttttcttgagccgagggtctttcggaaacagcctctctactccttcggggtaggggtaagttctgcgtacacactaccctccccagaccccactagtggaattttactgggttgctgttgttgttgttggtatatctTTTGGTATTACGTTTGGGCTTGTAAGTGTAGTTGCTTTGGAGGGCTTAACTTAACTTTGTCATGTCGTGGTGCTGTTGTCTCAATGTTTTTCTActcttttgttttctcttctttttaaTTACTAAATCTTTATTCGCTTATGTCGTTCAACTATTAAATAGGATATTCTTCCATTTGGTTGTAtataaaaaaaggaagaaaaatagaTTCAAAAACTGTATGTTCAAACTGTTTCATTCAATTGATTGGTATCTTAATCTTTGCCAACTAATAATCATTCTACTCCGACAAGATTTTACATGCCAATCGTTTCACATCCTTGATTTTCAAAATCCTCTTTCATATAGCATATCTGATGCGAAAGGATATTTCAACTTTGTGTGGTTCCTTTCAGAAATGTGGCTAACACAGCATTATTTGTCCACAGTTGATCCATGGCTAATGAAGCTTCTTCGTCGACTTCACTTACcgttgatgaagaagatgagatactgATGCTGTATGGGTCTGAATCTGGTTGGGTTGATCCCCTAAGTCACTGTgatcacctgacttctttatccTCCGATCTCATTCACATTCCAACTCCAGACACTCCTTGCAACAGGTTCATCTTCCTACAGCCCTAATCTCTTTTGAACTTATAGAATCCAGTACATGTCATACCataatttcattatgtttcttccGATCATTTGTCTCTTTTTAATTCTATTTTGAGTTTTTAATGAGGTTAATGTATGTTCTAATTGCTCTATGCTGTAAGTAATAGTAATAAACAATTTTAAGGCTATTAGTTTTTCAATGTTTAGCTACTCAAAATTCATATCCAGATTAAAGTATCACGAATTGAAATGTCATGTCTAAAAATGTTGCTACATTTCACCGTTTCAAGTACCCCATAATAGGCTATGTTGCTCAGACTCTCCAAAAACATTGCCGCACCAATGTCGGATCCTTTAAAATTgtactacttttggaggatctgaCACGCACCTGTCATCATTTTTGAAGAGTCCGAACAACATAGATAATAGGTGCTGCAACAGTCTTCCTTTTCTCCTAGAATCTTAGACCATTTCTCTATTTGAGAGGCCCAAAGACGTGGACAGAGAAGAAGTTTGGACTTGTTTCAAGGTTGATGAAGGATATGTGACTTTATcttgttttagaaaaaataacatTTTTGCTCCTCTAAAGTTGTTAGATTAATATCCTTAAAAGGTAATTTTTCCATTTTGTGTATTATTTCATATTCACTGGCTTATTAAGGAAAGTAGTGGCTAGTCACTCTCAATTCTGTTGTTTTTAACTCTATATATTGGAATTAATAGCCCATACAATTGCTTGGCTTTTCTGATAGTTCATAGAGGTGTAGTTGCATGTATTTATAGACTTCCATCTATCTGTATGATAATCACGTATAGTTATTCCAATCTCGGAAAAGACTAGTTTTTATTTTCTACGGCTGACTTTACTATTAAACCTTCTATGCTGGCTTGAGTTAGCTAAATGGATATTGTTTTTAGAAGCAAAGGAATTTGGTGACATagtgtgattttttttttttttttgtaaggtgTCAACACCCAGCAGAGAACTGGCTATGTTTGTGCTGCAAGGAGGTTCTTTGCAGTCGATTTGTTAATAAGCACATGCTCGATCATTACAAGCAGAATAATCACTCTATTGCACTCAGCTTTAGGTAACTTCTCTGACAACACAACACTACTTTTTGTCGATTCATTGAATAAGCACATGTTTGAGCTATAGAGGTATGTTTTTACTGgaatttccttttccttttctggaGCAGTGATCTATCAGTATGGTGTTTCTCCTGCAATGCATATTTAGATGCTCAAGCAATAATGCCGTTGCAGTCTGTTCATTTCACTGCCTACGTACTAAAGTTTAATGAACCTCCACCTTTACGAGCAGCGGATTGTATAGAAATTACAGATAACAGAGCAGAGGGTTCTACTTCTGGGAACTAATCATTCCCTCCTCTTTAATGCTTGTGATGTTAGGTTGTTCAAAGATTTTCTTACTGATTTCTCTTATCGGAAAATGGGTTAAGAGAGAATTAATTTTGGGATCATGGCATCTTTATCTTAGATATGGACGTTTTGATATGTAAGCGAAA
The Nicotiana sylvestris chromosome 11, ASM39365v2, whole genome shotgun sequence DNA segment above includes these coding regions:
- the LOC104225957 gene encoding uncharacterized protein translates to MANEASSSTSLTVDEEDEILMLYGSESGWVDPLSHCDHLTSLSSDLIHIPTPDTPCNRCQHPAENWLCLCCKEVLCSRFVNKHMLDHYKQNNHSIALSFSDLSVWCFSCNAYLDAQAIMPLQSVHFTAYVLKFNEPPPLRAADCIEITDNRAEGSTSGN